CAGTTTTCAAATCAACCATTTTTtatcaagtgaaaaaaataaaataaaaaaataaataaagacaaaaatgaCTATACAGATGTACAAAAGACACTGTGCAGTGGTTTACAACTCAACTAACATCTCAAAATACAGAACCAGAGTAGCTTCACACCACACTTCCACACTTACTCGACTATGCATCTGTCTGATCTCTATAAATCACACATGTTGATGCAACCCAGCTGTATGGCTGTATTTTGGCCCCCACAGGAAACATAAATCACCTAATgagaatacatatatatatatatatatatatatatatatatatattaaccccACCCACTAGGTTCCTGTGTGGCCAGAATCTTTAAAGGGGCTGTGCATATTAGGTCACGTAGTTCGCAGGCTATATCTGTTTGCATTGACATCACAACATCCAGCCTCTGATCTCAGCTGTCAGACTTTGGTCatggtcagaaaaaaaacaaaaaacaaaaaaaaaaaacattggtttcATGGACAGAAGCGCACACCAGCAGTGATAAAGCTCTAAAAGACTAACATTTTCCACATTCTTGCCTCTGCTCTGTCACATGGAGTACACAATTCAAATTTGATGCTGTGTTTGTCACATTTATAGCCCAAATATGGAGAATGTTAATGCTGCATTGATTCCCTTACACATGCATTTCCATGCAAAAGATGGAATAAAGTCTATTTTTGGATGAGAGAGTTTAGGAAACATAGGAAAAATTTGAGAGACTttttttaaaggtacactcagtaactttttgctcatgtcatcttggacttgttTAAATtcaccattgtagaaattcactattcacaatcagccatgattaatttcatCCAAGAGTGAaattgtccaataacaagacggttactgagattaagcgagtagcattcagctggtcatgtgatgcaaAATGGCAGCCCGCATGAGAACACCCCGgccccatgcagaataaaacagcttttataaggttactgatatgattagtgtcctcatctcatgtgagtgaccatgattttatacatatgtttcaaaattacaattcatttctttaggaataaatcttttttaatggggaaaaataaatgagtgcacctttaaatctaaAAATACCCTAACACTGTTAGTCacaaattgaagtcattaaaacatgaGATTGAAAACTTCACAATATTTTGGCTTattagggaaattatagatttttaAGCTTGTTTTACTTTGAAAGTctaaaagtaattgttgcatGTGCCACCTGCCTGTATATTTGTCTGTtaggtcagtggttctcaaccgatgggtcacgacccaaaaatgggtcgcaggtctgttctgatcagGTTAAATACAAATATTGCTTGCAACcaaccatatactgtacatgtgcaTACTGTAGTTAGGCTAGCCAAATAAATAGGAATGAGAGCATAAAACCATCAAAATTTAAGATACATTTAGAACACAATGTAAACTACAAAGTAATTTCTCCAGTTCAGCATGTCATGTTaacaattttgcatattgttgggcctgtaCACATGGtaatattaaatggatagttaaccccaaaaaataacatttactttccctaattttgttccaaacctgtgtatctttctttcttggaacacaaaaggagatgttatttTCCTTTACTTTTGTAcgctaaacaattttggtactgtgatggtgtccaatgtaaaatctgtgagcaaaaccagctgagaaccactgtgCTAAACCATTTGAACTGTGTGGAGAGAATGTTATATGTACACACAGGAATTCTTTCACTAACTGACTGGAGGAGAAGGAGAAGGAAGGGGTTAGAGTTTCAGTCCAGCCCCCTGTCCAGTCCCTCCTCCTGGTCTCTGCTGCAAAAGAGGGGGAGGGAGACACAACGTTACAGCTACCACAGAGGAAACGGAATAGACGAAACAGACTAAAGTAATTTCAAAACCCCGGGGCCGTGCTGAAGCTCCACTCTCTGTGTGTTTTCAGCCACGCTATCTTTCTTTAGAACCCCTGTCAGCTGCTTGTTTCCCTCCTGTTTGCTCTTTGTTATCCTTTCTCCCTTTGTGGCAAGCAGCCACCACCCTAACCACCAGGAGAAGATCTCTTCAACAAAGAGGAGATGCCCCCACAGCCACAGGTGAAGAGAAGTTTCCTGGAATTCCTCAAGAGCTTTGTCGGGATTGTACGGGTCCTCCAGATCCTGCTTGGAGCTGGGCTTTGGGTCACCATCGCAGCCAACAAGTATGAGGGCTCCATTCACTTTGTACTCTTCGTGGCTGTGTTCTTCTGGCTCCTGACGTTAGCCATCTTCCTCATTACTCTACTGGACAAACAAGACCTTGTTCCTATCGTAGGAGGAGAACGCTGGTTGTTAAGCAACGTGATACATGATGTTGCTGCTTTTCTGCTGTATCTGTCAGCGATTGGAATCATGATCTACAAAACCGACAAGAACTCCTACTGTAACCTAGACGTCTACAAACATCACTGCTTGTACAAGGTCTACCTCACCGCCTCGGTCTTCGCCTGCCTCTCTGCCAGTGTCTATCTGCCCTCGGCTATCTACGGCTGCTGCAGGAAATGTCGAGGTGAACAGACTGTCGTGTGAACGTGAAAATCCCAGGCGGCAGACAGTTAGAGACAGCAGCATTCCTCACAGGAAACCTTGTCACTGAGAGATGGTGGGGTCTTTTGCTCTGGTTGAACTCGGCAAGCGTTTGGAGATTAGAAAAACATTTCTTCAAAGCAAGAAATTTCTTAACAACTATCTTATGTTCCAGTAAAGATATCTACACATCCTTAATACAAGATCAGTTCACTTGAGAAATAAAACTGAGtcagataataagacttgttttcaaagaaggTATCTCAAATTATCTTCAATCTTGAACATAAACCTCACATACTGTAATTTcattagatttatgcttaaagcaagagaaaaactatttgccaatggggtaagaaaatgtgcttaattgaagATCTCTTAAAATCTTAAACAATTTAGTTTctcaaggatgtttagatatgtttactggaaagcaagacaaGGAATTTTTTGTAAGTGTTTTCTCTTGAAGCAGAGTGTTTGATCCCTTATCTCAGGCTTTCAGGGTTTGTTGCTTTTTATACAGTTTTAGATAATTTAAAGAGCTTTTTACCTTCTGAAGTCATGCATAGAAGTCTATTTTAcactttttgtatgttttttgtgcTTTCGGGGTTTTATATACTAATCAatgtaaagttttattttttgtattttataccTTGCAACTTTGTAGCatcatgttttgttattttagctTTTGATGATGTAGACATAAAACAGTGCCTGCTTTATTGACTCATCAGTGTGTTTCATAAACCATGTTGGTGTACATTACTGTTTGGCAATCCTAATATGAATCACATCAAATATCTCCACTTGATTAGCATTTAAAAGaggtaaaatatacagtataatacagtTTTGATGTACAGAGTGTAATGTGTAGCCATCAAACAggtaataaaaaagacaaaacaaggaGCACATAAAAATTTAATCTCTGTGTTTGTATTTCTATTATGTTCAAAGCTGaagtatttaatgttttttaagtaataatacttttttctatcccagcttaatatgaaaagacaactattagtaagccatttgagggctgatttccccaaaaagtgaaAACACTATGGCTATGTTGCACTattaaaaaattgctctgtttgtttgagcatcctgaccaagTTACTTTGGCTCAATCAATTGTGGGGTGAGGCTATCTGTATGAGTCCAATGGAAGACAAAGGGGgtgtttggggaaacctgtttgaaaacaataatttgttAGTGCCCTAGTGTCACataaataacacacttcaccttaaaatGAGAGGtttcataaataattttaattatgagGGACAGAGGCCATACCACACCACTCAAACCACAATATAATGCACTTTTGTCTTGGTTATTGGTGGGTCAATTACaatgaactgaaaatatattggCTGCTTGTGGTCCATTTTTAGTGCAGTTTTTAGGAGGGATACCAAGTGAGTGCAAAAAGCAAGGAAACTAATTGTGAGTGAATGTTTTAAAGTGTTTCTTAAGTTGTCATAACTGATGGGAATTCACATAAATGGTGGGCACATCTCTGCTGAAAACTAATCtgcatgtacagtacattcaGCATGAAGATAAACCACAGAGAAGAAAATCATTGATGCTTATTAACATCACATGCAACAAGATTTACTCTCTACTCGCTGTAAAATGTTTTCCTTTTGGAAGTAAATCAACAAAATTTTCCCCCTTTATTTATGCTACTGCTCTAAGATGTCACCAAATGTCTAAAATCTGGTGGAGAGAGAGCCAAACAATGTGAACTGAATTTATCGATCTGATTAAGCCCTTAACTCATTCTGGCTGCAACTATGAGAGCTTTAGTAAAATGAGAATGCATGGACTCATTTATATTACATTCAATACTAGCTTAGATTTCATTATTATGGACTGATAGTGACATATGGTGAGCACAGGAAGCAGTGTGATTCCCCCATGGTAACGTTGAGTGGGGTAAAGCCTTTCATGAGACTCATTCAAATTTGTTTACAGAAACACATGGATTTCTTTAACTGATGAAAACCATGTTGCATATTATAATATGCAGGCCAAGACTTATGGCTTTATTTAGTTTTATAGATATGGCTGTAGTACGTGacagtggtgacatttttgccaaATTGTATTAAGTGGTTCATTACTCATATCGCGGCAGTTTTGGTGCTTAAAGCAAGTTAAATTGTCTCCCTaacaggtttttaaggttaatgctctaaaaagttttaaatcaacaaaaacaaccTTCCTACCCtaatccttaaagtgatagttcaccccaaaataaatttctctcatcatttactcacactcatgccatcccagatgtgtatgtctttctttcttctgctgaacacaaaggaagatttttagaagaacgatgatggccagaaatttgaagctccacaaaagacataaaggcagtatgaaagtaatccatatgactctagtggttaaatccatgtcttcagaagcgatatatatGATAGGTggaggtgagaaacagatcaatatttaagtccttttatactataattgttcctccctgcccaatagatggagatatgcacaaagaatgcaaatgccaaaaacaaaagaagaatgtaaaagtaaaagaggagatttagagtaacaaaggacttaaatattaatctgtttctcacttacacctatcatattacttctaaagacatggatttaaccactggaggtgtatggattacttttatgttgcattaaaggaatagttcacccaaaaatgaaaattctatcatttactcacactcatttcatcccagatgtgtatgactttctttctcctgcagaacacaaagtatgatttttagaagaatttctcagctctgtaggtccatacaatgtaagtgaatgggtgccaaaatgttgacactccaaaatgcacataaaggcatcataaaagtaatccatatgactccagtcttttcatccatattttcagaagtgatatgatagatgtgggtgagaaacagatcaatatttaagtaatttgcttgaaattcttctccttgcccagtagggggcgatgtgcatgaataatgtgaatcatcaaaaacacaataagaagaatgtaaaagtgatctgtttcccacccacacctatcactggAGTCTTgtagattaattttatgctgacttatgaggtttttggtgcttcaaaattttggcacccattcacttgcattgcatggaccaaaagagctgagaaattcttctaaaaatcttcatttgagttcagcagaaggaaagtcatacacatctgggatggcataagggtgaataaatgatgagagaattttcattttagggtgaactattccttcaatttgcattttggaccttcaaagttctggccaccattcacttgcattgtatagacctacagagatgttcttctaaaaaaactttgtgttctactaaagaaaacagtcatacacatctggtgtggcatgaggatgagaaaacgatgagagaatttacatttttgattgaactaaccctttacGCCAAAACCTaactgaaagtgtcataaaaagcaaattgtTTAATTTTCTCATTTAAAGCATTATCCAGTTGGTTTGTTTCCCGTGACTGAATGAATTGTATTCATGTGGGTCTTTTATTCACAGGATAAGTCAGCAGAGCTTCAGTGAGAGCAGGCCTGCACATGTGTGGAGCGTTAACCACACGCTCAGAGTGCTGAGACACACATTCCTCTGT
The genomic region above belongs to Myxocyprinus asiaticus isolate MX2 ecotype Aquarium Trade chromosome 23, UBuf_Myxa_2, whole genome shotgun sequence and contains:
- the LOC127414079 gene encoding MARVEL domain-containing protein 1, with product MPPQPQVKRSFLEFLKSFVGIVRVLQILLGAGLWVTIAANKYEGSIHFVLFVAVFFWLLTLAIFLITLLDKQDLVPIVGGERWLLSNVIHDVAAFLLYLSAIGIMIYKTDKNSYCNLDVYKHHCLYKVYLTASVFACLSASVYLPSAIYGCCRKCRGEQTVV